Proteins encoded in a region of the Quercus lobata isolate SW786 chromosome 8, ValleyOak3.0 Primary Assembly, whole genome shotgun sequence genome:
- the LOC115956084 gene encoding soluble inorganic pyrophosphatase 1, translated as MSHGQNGGEGQETQPHRPTPRLNERILSSLSRRSVAAHPWHDLEIGPGAPNIFNCVVEITKGSKVKYELDKKTGLIKVDRILYSSVVYPHNYGFIPRTLCEDNDPLDVLILMQEPVLPGCFLRARAIGLMPMIDQGEKDDKIIAVCADDPEYKHYTDIKELAPHRLSEIRRFFEDYKKNENKEVAVNDFLPSTTAVEAIQYSMDLYAEYILHTLRR; from the exons ATGAGTCATGGGCAAAATGGAGGTGAAGGTCAAGAAACTCAACCTCATCGTCCAACTCCCCGCTTGAATGAGAGGATCCTTTCATCTTTGTCAAGGAGATCAGTTGCTGCTCATCCTTGGCATGATCTTGAGATCG GACCTGGAGCACCCAATATCTTCAATTGT GTTGTTGAGATCACAAAGGGAAGTAAGGTCAAATATGAACTTGACAAGAAGACAGGACTAATCAAG GTTGATCGGATTTTGTATTCATCTGTGGTCTACCCTCATAACTATGGTTTTATCCCTCGCACATTGTGTGAAGACAACGATCCACTAGATGTTTTAATTCTTATGCAG GAGCCCGTCCTTCCTGGTTGCTTTCTTCGAGCCAGAGCCATAGGACTTATGCCTATGATTGACCAG GGAGAGAAAGATGATAAGATCATTGCAGTTTGCGCTGATGATCCAGAGTATAAGCACTATACTGACATAAAAGAGCTTGCCCCTCATCGCCTTTCGGAAATCCGCCGCTTCTTTGAAGACT ACAAGAAGAATGAGAACAAAGAGGTTGCTGTCAATGACTTTTTACCTTCAACCACTGCTGTTGAAGCTATCCAGTACTCGAT GGACCTTTATGCTGAGTACATTCTGCACACCTTGAGGCGATAG
- the LOC115956991 gene encoding uncharacterized protein LOC115956991 has translation MDELRKSIKGKMNQSLERIVRKTDSPFTVAVQECPVPSKFRLPQLEPFDGLKDPLDHLNTFRTTLGLQQPPNEILCCSFPTTLKGTAREWFNKLPMSSIDNFEQLSSSFVRHFVGRQCPKRIVDHLLTIKQGENEPLRSYVTHFTRGMLEVDGADDKVQLTTSKVGLKSRDFVASLAKNPPKMMAEALLKAQKYMNAEEALEAIDGAKKSKEKKKEKEDDQRGQKRDRADRQNDEGNRRREDKNPRPMKFTSLVMPVDQILMEIRDEPSLKWPRPLHSSPSLRDKRKYCRFHKDMGITQRIVEI, from the coding sequence atggatgAATTGAGAAAATCCATCAAAGGGAAGATGAACCAAAGCTTAGAAAGGATAGTCAGGAAGACGGATTCACCTTTCACCGTGGCGGTCCAAGAGTGCCCGGTGCCCTCCAAGTTTCGTCTACCACAACTAGAGCCCTTCGACGGGCTGAAAGACCCACTGGATCACTTGAATACCTTCAGGACGACTTTGGGTCTTCAACAACCCCCTAACGAGATTTTGTGCTGCTCTTTTCCCACCACCCTCAAAGGAACAGCCAGGGAGTGGTTCAACAAGTTGCCAATGTCATCCATTGATAACTTCGAGCAGCTAAGTAGTTCCTTTGTCCGTCATTTTGTTGGCAGGCAATGTCCAAAAAGGATTGTTGACCATTTGCTCACCATCAAACAAGGAGAGAATGAACCATTGAGGTCTTATGTAACACACTTCACCCGAGGAATGCTGGAAGTAGACGGGGCAGATGATAAGGTACAACTCACGACCTCCAAGGTAGGGTTGAAGTCCAGAGATTTCGTGGCTTCCTTGGCCAAAAATCCCCCCAAGATGATGGCCGAGGCATTATTGAAAGCACAAAAGTATATGAATGCTGAAGAAGCATTGGAAGCCATTGATGGAGCAAAAAAAagcaaggaaaagaagaaagagaaggaggATGATCAGAGAGGACAAAAAAGAGATCGAGCTGATCGACAGAATGACGAAGGAAACAGACGGAGGGAGGACAAAAACCCTCGTCCAATGAAGTTCACATCGTTAGTGATGCCTGTTGACCAGATTCTGATGGAAATAAGAGACGAACCATCTCTTAAATGGCCAAGGCCACTCCATTCATCGCCTAGTCTACGCGACAAGAGGAAATACTGTCGTTTTCACAAAGACATGGGCATTACACAGAGGATTGTAGAGATCTGA
- the LOC115956083 gene encoding endoribonuclease Dicer homolog 1-like has product MECSTSNVNVPEDILRSINFDALEGALNMKFNNRGLLVEAITHGSQLSSSGVPCYKRLELIGDAILADLITRHLFFHYKHLPTGRLTDLRAASVNNEYFARVAVKNNLHVHLRHASTALGKQIRDFVEEFQNELLKPGFNFFGLSDCKAPKVLGDIVESIAGAIFLDSGQEISVVWKVFQPLLHPMVTPDTLPMHPVRELQERCRQQAERLEYKASRSGNMATVEVFFDGVQIGIAQNPQKKMAQKLAARNALAAFKEKEMAEAKEDDDENGKKKKNGSQTLTRQMLNEICFHRNWPMPFYRCVNEGGPAHAKQFTFAVRVNTTDRGWTDECVGDPMPSVKKAKDSAAILLLELINRLYS; this is encoded by the exons ATGGAGTGCAGCACATCAAATGTTAATGTTCCCGAGGACATACTTAGAAGTATAAACTTTGATGCCTTAGAAGGTGCTTTGAACATGAAGTTTAATAACAGGGGGCTTTTGGTGGAAGCTATTACTCATGGTTCACAGCTATCATCTTCTGGAGTACCCTGCTATAAGCGTTTGGAGTTAATCGGTGATGCTATTTTAGCTGATCTCATAACAAGGCATCTTTTCTTCCATTACAAACATCTTCCCACGGGCCGCTTGACTGATCTGCGAGCTGCTTCCGTAAACAACGAATATTTTGCACGTGTTGCTGTCAAAAATAATCTCCATGTGCACCTTCGCCATGCCTCCACCGCTCTTGGAAAACAg ATTCGGGACTTTGTAGAAGAATTTCAAAACGAATTGTTAAAGCCAGGATTCAACTTCTTTGGTCTGAGTGACTGTAAAGCTCCTAAAGTTCTTGGTGACATTGTTGAATCCATTGCTGGTGCCATTTTTCTTGACAGTGGACAGGAGATTTCAGTTGTTTGGAAG GTGTTTCAACCTCTCTTGCATCCAATGGTTACCCCAGATACACTCCCAATGCATCCTGTGCGTGAGCTGCAGGAACGATGCCGGCAACAGGCTGAACGCCTGGAATACAAAGCAAGTAGAAGTGGAAATATGGCTACGGTTGAAGTCTTTTTTGATGGTGTCCAGATAGGAATTGCTCAGAATCCACAAAAGAAGATGGCACAGAAACTAGCTGCAAGAAATGCGCTTGCTGCTTTCAAAGAGAAGGAAATGGCTGAAGCTAAGGAGGACGACGATGAAAatgggaagaaaaagaagaatgggagCCAAACACTTACGAGACAAATGTTGAATGAAATCTGCTTTCATAGAAATTGGCCCATGCCATTCTATAG GTGTGTGAACGAGGGTGGCCCTGCACATGCAAAGCAGTTTACATTTGCTGTACGCGTGAATACTACTGATAGAGGCTGGACAGATGAATGTGTGGGAGATCCTATGCCAAGCGTCAAAAAGGCCAAAGATTCTGCTGCTATTCTTCTATTGGAACTCATAAATAGATTGTACTCATGA
- the LOC115954529 gene encoding probably inactive receptor-like protein kinase At2g46850 — MLTLFFASLFLLRLLNQLPLSHSLIEPQHHHQELQTLLLLNQCNEKCGSFDHIPFPFHLNTSCGSVPFSAFRLSCQNFTTLFLNIGSESYRVLEFFSDGVLVDFPGLSSCRRYNDLHSFSFAKSDNFAVSVDNVIGLYDCEDSSLCKAECETIDLPGCDGSDGGTGCCYPLSDHSIWHVGDGFSGFSKFGCRGFSSWAVLRGTNSGKRGVKLEWAIPRNLSSGACASNADIVNATAVQAGVRCLCEDGFVGNGFANGAGCLKSCIKDGQEVHGSDCYTKGHGERKAIIIAGVLATVFIIASLIAIFYLLKRPVKQGKYDPDKGYFHSTISFRKACTTRLFAYHELDQATKGFEEAQKLVDSSNGTIYAGVLGDGLHIAVHKLQCDNERDLLQVLSQIEVLSAVQHRNTARLLGCCIDSGYNPLVLYEYPANGTLEEHLHQRREHSISLDWYKRLHIAAETASVLAFLQYEISPPIFHHHLQSGYIFLDQDFSVKIAGFGLLSSSLRNGADLYNSYEGSCCLHKNDVYDMGMLLLEIIAGSNHLDMPTVALQKMRSGKLEEIVDPLLYYHEQPPFRREQIEIVADLATRCFLFGADGKLGMIDVARELVHITKESIDGGSKRVPALEETFSNSSLLQMISMSPDSIYVP; from the exons ATGTTAACTCTATTCTTTGCTTCCTTGTTTCTCCTCAGGCTTCTTAACCAACTACCTTTATCTCACTCTCTTATAGAAccacaacaccaccaccaaGAGCTACAAACCCTTTTGCTTCTAAATCAATGTAATGAAAAATGTGGGAGCTTTGATCATATCCCATTTCCATTTCACTTGAACACTTCATGTGGCTCTGTACCTTTTAGTGCTTTTCGTCTCTCTTGCCAAAACTTCACCACCCTTTTTCTCAACATTGGCTCTGAGAGCTACCGGGTTCTTGAATTCTTCTCTGATGGTGTGCTAGTGGATTTTCCAGGTCTCTCTTCTTGTCGTCGGTATAATGACTTACACTCATTCAGTTTTGCTAAAAGTGATAACTTTGCCGTGTCGGTTGATAATGTGATTGGCTTGTATGACTGTGAGGATTCTTCTTTGTGTAAAGCAGAATGCGAAACAATTGACTTGCCTGGTTGTGATGGCAGTGATGGTGGTACTGGTTGTTGCTACCCACTCTCTGATCATAGTATATGGCATGTTGGAGATGGGTTTTCGGGATTTTCCAAGTTTGGTTGCAGAGGGTTCTCAAGTTGGGCTGTTCTGCGAGGGACTAATTCAGGTAAGCGTGGAGTTAAGTTGGAATGGGCTATTCCAAGAAATTTATCTAGTGGAGCTTGTGCTAGCAATGCAGACATTGTCAATGCTACAGCAGTTCAAGCAGGGGTGAGGTGCCTGTGTGAGGATGGGTTTGTAGGCAATGGATTTGCTAATGGAGCAGGGTGCTTGAAGT CATGCATCAAGGATGGACAGGAAGTACATGGGAGTGACTGCTATACCAAAGGACATGGTGAAAGGAAAGCGATTATTATAGCTG GAGTTCTTGCAACAGTTTTCATAATCGCCTCCTTGATAGCAATTTTTTATCTACTTAAGCGGCCTGTAAAGCAGGGGAAATATGACCCAGATAAGGGTTACTTTCACAGCACCATCTCATTCCGGAAAGCTTGTACAACTCGATTATTCGCTTACCATGAGCTAGACCAAGCCACCAAAGGGTTTGAAGAGGCTCAGAAACTTGTAGACAGTAGTAATGGAACAATCTATGCTGGGGTTCTTGGGGATGGATTGCACATAGCTGTGCATAAATTACAATGTGACAATGAAAGAGACTTGCTTCAAGTTCTATCCCAAATTGAGGTTTTATCTGCAGTTCAACACAGGAATACGGCCCGCCTCCTTGGATGTTGTATTGACTCTGGCTACAACCCACTAGTTCTCTATGAGTATCCCGCAAATGGTACCTTGGAGGAACATTTACATCAAAGGAGAGAACATAGTATTAGTCTTGACTGGTACAAAAGACTGCACATTGCTGCTGAAACAGCTAGTGTTCTTGCATTCCTGCAGTATGAAATTTCTCCTCCTATCTTCCACCATCATCTCCAATCCGGTTACATTTTTTTAGACCAAGATTTTTCTGTGAAGATTGCTGGGTTTGGTCTACTTAGCTCAAGCCTTAGGAATGGGGCTGATTTGTATAACAGCTATGAAGGTTCATGTTGTTTGCACAAAAATGATGTTTATGACATGGGTATGCTGCTTCTTGAGATTATTGCAGGCTCAAATCACCTAGACATGCCAACTGTAGCTTTGCAAAAAATGAGGAGTGGAAAGCTAGAAGAGATTGTGGATCCACTCCTTTACTATCATGAGCAACCGCCTTTTCGCAGGGAGCAAATAGAGATTGTTGCAGACCTTGCAACGAGGTGCTTCTTGTTTGGTGCAGATGGCAAACTTGGTATGATCGATGTTGCAAGGGAATTGGTACATATTACTAAAGAAAGCATTGATGGAGGTAGCAAGAGGGTTCCTGCACTAGAGGAAACATTTTCAAATTCCAGTCTCCTTCAAATGATATCCATGTCTCCTGATTCTATATATGTGCCTTGA